A window from Bacteroidales bacterium encodes these proteins:
- a CDS encoding NAD-dependent epimerase/dehydratase family protein, with amino-acid sequence MNTFVTGGTGMTGAHLLLKLTEKGYNVKALKREKSNVEITRKIFNYHSGKGEELFSNINWITGDILDYDIINKALKNIDHIYHTAAMVSFKPSERHKMIYNNVQGTANIVNASLKNEINKLCHVSSVAALGETTIGDELTEETEKTDYKNVSGYAISKHRSEREVWRGIAEGLNAVIVNPSVILGAGNWYHGSPRMFKTAWEGLDYYTKGENGFIDVRDVVNTMMLLTESDINAERFILNGENLPFRTVFNIIADNLNIKRPSKYANSFMLHTLKTFDILKYYISNKEPRLTKHTLHSAQQIHTCSNKKIKEALNYKFIPIDKSIEDICKIFLLEFNSI; translated from the coding sequence ATGAATACATTTGTTACAGGAGGAACCGGAATGACCGGAGCTCATTTACTTCTTAAACTTACAGAAAAAGGATATAACGTTAAAGCTCTGAAAAGAGAAAAAAGTAATGTTGAAATTACTCGGAAAATTTTTAATTACCATTCCGGTAAAGGAGAAGAATTGTTTTCAAACATCAATTGGATTACAGGAGATATATTGGATTACGATATTATTAATAAAGCATTAAAAAACATTGATCATATTTATCATACTGCTGCAATGGTTTCTTTCAAACCATCTGAAAGACATAAAATGATTTATAATAATGTACAAGGAACGGCAAATATTGTAAATGCTTCATTAAAAAACGAGATTAATAAACTATGTCATGTCAGTTCTGTTGCTGCTCTCGGAGAAACAACAATCGGTGATGAGCTTACAGAAGAAACTGAAAAAACCGATTATAAAAATGTATCAGGATATGCAATAAGTAAACATCGTTCTGAAAGAGAAGTATGGAGAGGAATTGCAGAAGGTCTTAATGCAGTGATAGTTAATCCGTCTGTAATTCTCGGTGCCGGAAATTGGTATCACGGAAGTCCGCGTATGTTTAAAACAGCTTGGGAAGGACTTGATTATTATACAAAAGGAGAAAACGGTTTCATTGATGTAAGAGATGTTGTTAATACAATGATGCTTCTCACTGAAAGTGATATTAATGCGGAAAGATTTATTCTCAACGGAGAAAACTTGCCTTTCAGAACTGTTTTTAATATCATTGCAGATAACTTAAATATAAAAAGACCAAGTAAATATGCAAATAGTTTTATGTTGCATACACTAAAAACCTTTGATATATTAAAATACTACATAAGCAATAAAGAACCGAGATTAACAAAACATACTTTGCACTCGGCACAACAAATACATACATGTTCAAACAAAAAGATCAAAGAGGCTTTAAACTATAAATTTATACCGATTGATAAGTCAATTGAAGACATCTGTAAAATATTTCTGCTTGAATTCAATTCAATTTAG
- a CDS encoding undecaprenyl/decaprenyl-phosphate alpha-N-acetylglucosaminyl 1-phosphate transferase — protein MFESISEEYIIGGAFIASLLISLFSIPSIVKVAELKNLFDEPGDRTVHTKSIPTLGGLAIFSGLTVSSLFFSDITEIPELKFIIAGIIILFFIGIKDDILIIAPLTKLLGQILVTFIIVFFTDLQITHLHGFFGITEIPQYISLPLTIFVFLVVINGFNLIDGIDGLSAGIGVVVAGTLGMWFYLTKEYQYAILSASVAGALFGFLRYNVFSKKNKIFMGDTGSLILGLIISVLIIKFNEKNIVHNFDYAKYGAPAISIAILIIPLYDTLRVMFIRFFQRKPIFKPDKQHIHHVFIQLGLSHKQAVLILVLINILFCAAAMYMHNLIGIRRLLLVFLLAAMIIFYVPELIKRIKNK, from the coding sequence ATGTTTGAATCAATTTCTGAAGAATATATTATTGGCGGAGCATTTATTGCTTCATTACTTATCTCACTTTTTTCTATTCCGTCTATAGTGAAGGTTGCAGAGCTGAAGAATTTATTTGATGAACCCGGAGACAGAACTGTTCACACAAAGAGTATTCCGACTTTAGGAGGTTTAGCAATCTTTTCGGGATTAACGGTTTCGAGCCTCTTTTTTTCAGATATTACTGAAATACCGGAATTGAAATTTATAATTGCAGGTATAATTATTTTATTTTTTATCGGTATAAAAGATGATATATTAATAATTGCTCCTTTAACAAAATTGCTGGGACAGATTTTAGTTACATTTATAATTGTTTTTTTTACAGATCTTCAAATAACACATTTACACGGTTTTTTTGGGATAACAGAAATTCCTCAATATATAAGTCTGCCTTTAACAATTTTTGTATTTCTTGTTGTTATAAACGGGTTTAATTTAATTGACGGGATAGACGGATTATCAGCAGGTATAGGTGTTGTTGTTGCCGGCACTTTGGGTATGTGGTTTTATTTAACAAAAGAATATCAATATGCGATATTATCTGCATCTGTTGCCGGAGCCTTATTCGGGTTTTTAAGATATAATGTTTTCAGTAAGAAGAATAAAATATTTATGGGAGATACAGGATCATTAATTCTGGGATTAATTATTTCGGTTCTAATCATCAAATTTAATGAGAAAAACATTGTACATAATTTTGATTATGCTAAATACGGAGCGCCTGCAATTTCAATTGCAATATTAATCATTCCGTTATATGATACATTAAGGGTTATGTTTATCAGATTCTTTCAACGAAAACCAATATTTAAACCCGACAAGCAACATATTCATCATGTTTTTATTCAATTAGGCTTATCGCATAAGCAAGCTGTGTTAATTCTTGTGTTGATTAATATACTATTCTGTGCAGCAGCTATGTATATGCATAATCTAATAGGTATCAGAAGATTACTCTTAGTGTTTTTGCTTGCGGCTATGATCATTTTCTATGTGCCGGAATTGATCAAAAGGATAAAAAATAAGTAA
- a CDS encoding 2-C-methyl-D-erythritol 4-phosphate cytidylyltransferase, translating into MKDYVIITAGGTGSRMKSDIPKQFLLLKGKPILMHSIERFFNYNNDLNIVISLPEEFISYWKNLCDKHKFAIEHTVVKGGTTRFNSIKNALQEVKGAGLVAVHDGVRPLVSGKTIENTYKTARLKGNAVASRDIYFSLRKTEGLKNFAINRNDYKEIQTPQTFESELLKEAYSLKYEESFTDDAAVVERLGVTINLIEGNPENIKITAKNDLIIAEALINRIC; encoded by the coding sequence ATGAAAGATTACGTAATAATAACTGCCGGCGGAACAGGCAGCCGAATGAAATCGGATATACCTAAACAGTTTCTTCTTTTAAAGGGAAAACCGATTTTAATGCATAGTATTGAACGATTCTTTAATTATAATAACGATTTGAATATTGTTATCAGTCTTCCCGAAGAGTTTATATCATATTGGAAAAACCTATGTGATAAGCATAAGTTTGCGATAGAGCATACTGTTGTGAAAGGGGGAACAACAAGATTTAATTCAATAAAAAATGCTTTGCAAGAAGTAAAAGGTGCAGGTCTTGTGGCTGTGCATGACGGAGTAAGACCTTTAGTATCAGGCAAAACAATTGAGAATACTTACAAAACTGCTCGTTTAAAAGGAAATGCTGTTGCTTCTCGGGATATTTATTTTTCATTAAGAAAAACTGAAGGATTAAAGAATTTTGCGATTAACCGAAACGATTATAAAGAAATACAAACCCCGCAAACTTTTGAGAGCGAACTGTTGAAAGAAGCATACTCTTTAAAATATGAAGAAAGTTTTACTGATGATGCTGCGGTTGTTGAAAGATTAGGTGTTACAATAAATCTGATTGAAGGAAATCCGGAGAACATAAAAATTACTGCAAAAAATGATCTTATAATTGCTGAGGCTTTAATAAACAGAATCTGTTAA